A genomic window from Synechococcus sp. CBW1107 includes:
- a CDS encoding HEAT repeat domain-containing protein yields the protein MERADSAEGLQKATENLAGALAALAKADHQGESSCDPEGLDAIDCLLQVLGFNNPGAAVAAVDGLIAIGPPAVEPLLGSLDERNYGARAWAVRALAGIGDVRGLDLLESALACDIGTSVRRAAARGLGQLRLEALPQIDQINVRQRCLDALLGGRGDGEWVVRYAVAVGLERLLLGMGRAEPGHRSGLQALQKLAGEPGDDTPVVRLRAGLALSRLAGGVGG from the coding sequence GTGGAGCGCGCCGACAGCGCGGAAGGGTTGCAGAAGGCGACCGAAAATCTGGCTGGAGCCCTCGCTGCTCTGGCGAAGGCAGATCATCAGGGTGAATCGTCCTGCGATCCCGAGGGCCTGGACGCGATTGATTGCCTGCTCCAAGTGCTTGGATTCAACAATCCTGGCGCCGCTGTGGCGGCTGTGGATGGGTTGATCGCGATCGGCCCCCCTGCTGTGGAGCCGCTACTGGGCAGCCTCGATGAACGGAACTACGGAGCTCGGGCCTGGGCGGTGCGTGCCCTCGCAGGTATCGGCGACGTGCGTGGACTCGACCTACTCGAGAGCGCCCTGGCCTGCGACATCGGGACCAGCGTGCGGCGAGCCGCGGCCCGGGGCCTGGGTCAGCTCCGCCTTGAGGCCCTGCCCCAGATCGATCAAATCAACGTAAGGCAGCGTTGCCTCGACGCCCTTCTGGGCGGTCGCGGCGATGGCGAATGGGTGGTCCGCTACGCCGTGGCGGTGGGACTGGAGCGACTGCTGCTCGGCATGGGCAGAGCAGAGCCTGGGCATCGCTCCGGACTGCAGGCCCTGCAGAAGCTGGCCGGCGAGCCCGGGGACGACACCCCGGTGGTGCGACTGCGGGCCGGGCTTGCCCTGAGCCGCCTCGCTGGCGGGGTGGGGGGCTGA
- a CDS encoding phycobiliprotein lyase yields MQTAPPLTMAEFLAASAGTWLTRRAVHHLDHQDDEAGDSNLTIEPFEASDAVVQRVCDSLGLASAQVAGGARFWWESNLKEGSRSDEQAAVLVDVVDDQNPRQGFLLRDKGYIEKQPVMSTYSFADDGLLTITTRYDTNVGVERCWFVTEGVRIRVSSVQFLDGVSMTTYCTELRCPSTDQLEAMSANAQSRFHLSTPATGH; encoded by the coding sequence ATGCAGACCGCACCACCGTTGACCATGGCGGAGTTCCTGGCCGCCAGTGCCGGTACCTGGTTGACGCGCCGCGCCGTTCACCATCTCGATCATCAGGACGATGAAGCCGGCGATTCCAACCTCACAATCGAGCCATTCGAGGCCTCCGATGCGGTGGTTCAGCGGGTCTGCGACAGCCTTGGGCTGGCCTCAGCCCAAGTGGCGGGCGGAGCTCGCTTCTGGTGGGAAAGCAACCTCAAGGAGGGGAGCCGCAGTGACGAGCAGGCGGCCGTGCTGGTCGATGTGGTGGATGACCAGAATCCCCGCCAGGGATTTCTACTGCGCGACAAGGGCTACATCGAGAAGCAGCCGGTGATGAGCACCTACTCCTTTGCCGATGACGGCCTGTTGACGATTACCACCCGCTATGACACAAATGTCGGCGTGGAGCGTTGCTGGTTTGTGACCGAGGGGGTACGAATCCGTGTCAGCAGTGTGCAGTTTCTCGATGGCGTCAGCATGACAACCTATTGCACAGAGCTGCGCTGCCCCAGCACCGATCAGCTGGAAGCCATGTCTGCTAACGCCCAGAGTCGTTTCCACCTCTCCACCCCAGCGACTGGCCACTGA
- the cpeB gene encoding class 1 C-phycoerythrin subunit beta, which translates to MLDAFSRTVISADAKNAAIGSGELATLRNYVAEGNKRLDAVNAITSNASCIVSDAVTGMICENTGLIQAGGNCYPNRRMAACLRDGEIVLRYISYALLAGDPSVLDDRCLNGLKETYIALGVPLQSAARAVSIMKASSTAHINETNTTGTNPDETRFRKMETIQGDCSALVAEAASYFDRVASALA; encoded by the coding sequence ATGCTCGACGCCTTTTCTCGCACAGTTATCAGTGCTGACGCCAAAAATGCTGCCATCGGCAGCGGTGAACTGGCCACGCTTCGCAATTACGTTGCCGAGGGCAACAAGAGGCTTGATGCCGTTAACGCCATCACCTCCAATGCCTCCTGCATCGTCTCTGATGCTGTCACTGGCATGATCTGTGAGAACACTGGTCTGATCCAGGCTGGCGGCAACTGCTATCCCAACCGTCGCATGGCCGCTTGCCTCCGCGATGGAGAGATCGTGCTGCGCTACATCAGCTACGCACTCCTTGCTGGTGATCCGTCTGTGCTGGATGACCGCTGCCTGAACGGCCTCAAGGAGACCTACATCGCTCTGGGTGTGCCCCTTCAGTCGGCTGCTCGTGCCGTGTCCATCATGAAGGCATCCTCCACCGCCCACATCAACGAGACCAATACCACCGGCACCAATCCTGACGAGACCCGTTTCCGCAAGATGGAAACAATCCAGGGTGACTGCTCCGCCTTGGTGGCCGAAGCTGCTTCCTACTTTGACCGCGTGGCCAGCGCACTCGCCTGA
- a CDS encoding phycoerythrobilin:ferredoxin oxidoreductase: MTPSLPTHPCSLDPVTLPGWRWGPFLDHAVEALQPLRPEAYPIEPRFLRREGVTGSKAHPVAVTTSTWACRTDKLRQVRAACVEAGVAASVLNFVANPSSNFDLPFFGADLVTLPSGHLIALDLQPALKKDQAHTMQVWERLVPLWENWTKLLPSGGPIPSEAEPYFSPGFLWTRLPLGKQGDELIRSAVFPAFVAYFDLYLQLVAEATPVEEKRCEELLAGQQRYVAYRAEKDPARGMLTRFHGAEWTEAYIHGVLFDL; encoded by the coding sequence ATGACTCCTTCCTTGCCGACCCACCCGTGCAGCCTTGATCCAGTCACCCTGCCCGGATGGAGATGGGGGCCTTTCCTGGATCACGCCGTGGAGGCCCTTCAGCCTCTGCGGCCTGAGGCCTACCCGATCGAGCCCCGTTTTCTGCGGCGTGAAGGTGTCACCGGTTCCAAAGCCCACCCCGTCGCTGTGACAACGTCCACCTGGGCGTGCAGAACTGACAAGCTCCGGCAGGTTCGGGCCGCGTGCGTGGAGGCCGGGGTGGCCGCCTCGGTGCTGAATTTCGTGGCCAATCCCTCCAGCAACTTCGATCTTCCCTTCTTCGGAGCCGATCTGGTCACTCTGCCCTCGGGCCATCTGATCGCGCTGGATCTTCAACCCGCACTCAAAAAGGATCAGGCCCACACCATGCAAGTCTGGGAGCGTCTGGTGCCGCTGTGGGAGAACTGGACGAAGCTTCTGCCTTCAGGGGGGCCGATTCCATCGGAAGCGGAGCCCTACTTCTCTCCAGGGTTCCTATGGACGCGCCTTCCCCTCGGCAAGCAAGGAGATGAGCTGATCCGCTCAGCCGTTTTTCCGGCCTTCGTGGCCTACTTCGATCTCTATCTCCAGCTGGTGGCGGAAGCCACTCCTGTGGAGGAGAAGCGCTGCGAAGAACTGCTGGCAGGCCAGCAGCGCTATGTGGCCTACCGGGCCGAGAAGGACCCAGCACGGGGCATGCTCACCCGTTTCCACGGGGCCGAGTGGACTGAGGCCTACATCCACGGGGTGCTCTTCGACCTCTGA
- a CDS encoding NAD-dependent epimerase/dehydratase family protein, with amino-acid sequence MTSSPDLASLYQLLAKKQRPILPSGEQRAILGCGYVGEAVAKTWRQQGHELWGTTTRRERLNELAELVDTPVVFDSSDSSSSLDFTKNLDGVLVSFAPSKSAHVDINQYRNTFLGGLELLIDALKRRSSETPLQLVHLSSCGVYGNRRGAMTDENAQLDCLHPVNEVLARAEEMIQSVRSKTVNVCILRLGGIYGPGRDIPGMLLSAAGSTIQRNGQNVPCWVHLDDIVRGINFAFEHKLNEIYNLVNDTQYTGQELTDRLCELAGLPTAKWLSVDTTDRVLNARVSNAKLKRLGFTLTQPSMVG; translated from the coding sequence GTGACTTCCTCTCCAGACCTGGCCTCGCTTTACCAGCTGCTGGCCAAGAAGCAGCGTCCCATCCTGCCCTCAGGTGAGCAAAGGGCCATCCTGGGCTGTGGCTACGTGGGTGAAGCGGTCGCCAAGACCTGGAGGCAGCAGGGACATGAACTCTGGGGAACCACAACCCGTCGTGAACGCTTGAATGAATTGGCTGAACTTGTTGATACGCCGGTTGTTTTTGATTCCTCGGACTCCAGCAGTAGCTTAGATTTTACCAAAAACCTTGATGGAGTACTAGTGTCCTTCGCTCCCTCAAAGAGTGCTCATGTTGACATTAATCAATATCGGAATACGTTCCTTGGAGGTTTAGAATTATTAATTGATGCGTTAAAGCGGCGGTCAAGCGAAACACCGCTTCAATTAGTCCACTTGAGCAGTTGTGGCGTTTATGGAAATCGACGCGGAGCAATGACTGACGAAAACGCCCAGCTCGACTGTCTTCACCCCGTCAATGAGGTTCTGGCAAGAGCCGAAGAAATGATTCAATCAGTCCGCTCAAAGACAGTCAACGTCTGCATTCTAAGACTAGGCGGTATCTATGGCCCAGGCCGTGATATTCCCGGCATGCTCCTTTCAGCCGCTGGCAGCACGATTCAGCGCAATGGCCAGAATGTGCCGTGCTGGGTCCATCTTGATGATATTGTTCGTGGAATAAATTTTGCTTTCGAGCACAAACTCAACGAAATTTACAATTTGGTGAATGATACTCAGTACACCGGTCAGGAGCTTACCGATCGCTTGTGCGAACTGGCTGGCCTGCCTACAGCAAAATGGCTGTCGGTGGACACGACCGATCGAGTGCTCAATGCGAGAGTGAGTAATGCCAAACTCAAGCGACTCGGCTTCACGTTGACTCAACCTTCCATGGTGGGCTGA
- a CDS encoding heme oxygenase (biliverdin-producing): MPVALASQLREGTKKAHTMAENTGFVSCFLKGVVDKASYRTLVADLWYVYSAMEEAIGKLTSHPVVGPIAFAELNRREALEQDLTFYYGGDWRQKIQATPGAQSYVARLHQVAKDAPELLVGHHYTRYIGDLSGGIILKNIAQKAMNLSEHDGLRFYEFDAIADEKAFKTTYRATLDALPIDQATADRIVAEANEAFHCNMRMFQELEGNLVAAIGKVLFGFLTRRQRAGSTEAVAA, translated from the coding sequence ATGCCTGTCGCACTTGCTTCCCAATTGAGGGAGGGAACCAAAAAAGCCCACACGATGGCCGAGAACACCGGTTTTGTGAGCTGCTTCCTCAAGGGGGTGGTGGACAAGGCCAGCTACCGCACCCTGGTGGCCGACCTCTGGTATGTGTACAGCGCCATGGAAGAGGCGATCGGCAAGCTCACCTCTCATCCAGTGGTCGGGCCGATCGCCTTCGCCGAGCTCAACCGCCGCGAGGCCCTTGAGCAGGATCTCACCTTTTACTACGGAGGCGACTGGCGCCAGAAGATCCAGGCCACACCTGGAGCTCAGTCCTATGTGGCCCGTCTGCATCAGGTGGCCAAGGACGCCCCAGAGCTGCTGGTGGGCCATCACTACACCCGCTACATCGGCGATCTCTCCGGCGGCATCATTCTCAAGAACATCGCCCAGAAGGCGATGAACCTGAGCGAGCACGACGGCCTGCGCTTCTACGAGTTCGACGCCATCGCCGACGAGAAGGCGTTCAAGACCACCTACCGCGCCACCCTCGACGCACTGCCGATCGACCAGGCCACCGCTGATCGCATCGTGGCCGAGGCCAACGAGGCCTTCCACTGCAACATGAGGATGTTCCAGGAACTGGAAGGCAACCTGGTGGCGGCCATCGGAAAGGTGCTCTTCGGCTTCCTCACCCGTCGCCAGCGGGCCGGCAGCACCGAGGCTGTCGCCGCCTGA
- a CDS encoding 15,16-dihydrobiliverdin:ferredoxin oxidoreductase codes for MFDSFLDELHAGIKARGAEALSIPDGLAECRSAKGNSVIRSWLWHLPGIRRWRVTRLDAGDSLQVLNSVAYPAFSRDQPLLGIDLLWFGTRQKLVAVLDFQPLLQTPDYLDRHLQGLHRLHDRFPDLSGEETMRSYDPHQYFSPWLLFCRGNAEQAQGALPEAFGAFLSQYWALHDSPATGLSLEPEEVARLQNAYDIYSAERDPAHGLFTSHFGKAWSDRFLHEFLFPGSSQAPDPTPELAP; via the coding sequence ATGTTCGACTCCTTCCTCGATGAGCTCCATGCCGGGATCAAAGCCAGGGGGGCAGAGGCTCTGTCGATCCCGGACGGCTTGGCGGAATGCCGCTCTGCCAAAGGCAACAGCGTCATCCGCAGCTGGCTGTGGCACTTGCCCGGCATCCGCCGCTGGCGGGTGACCCGGCTCGATGCAGGGGACAGTCTGCAGGTGCTCAACTCAGTGGCCTATCCCGCCTTCAGCCGCGACCAGCCTCTGCTGGGGATCGATCTGCTCTGGTTCGGCACACGCCAGAAACTGGTGGCCGTGCTCGATTTCCAGCCCCTGCTTCAGACCCCGGACTATCTGGATCGGCACCTCCAGGGGCTGCATCGATTGCACGACCGGTTTCCTGATCTCAGTGGCGAGGAGACCATGCGCTCCTATGACCCGCACCAGTACTTCTCCCCCTGGCTGCTGTTCTGCCGGGGGAACGCTGAACAGGCTCAGGGAGCCTTGCCCGAAGCGTTCGGTGCCTTTCTCTCCCAGTACTGGGCCCTGCACGACAGCCCCGCCACCGGCCTTTCCCTGGAGCCTGAGGAGGTAGCCCGTCTGCAGAACGCTTACGACATCTACAGCGCCGAACGTGATCCAGCTCACGGTCTGTTCACCAGCCATTTCGGCAAGGCCTGGTCGGACCGTTTCCTGCATGAGTTTCTATTCCCCGGGAGCAGCCAGGCACCCGATCCGACCCCCGAGCTAGCCCCATGA
- the cpeA gene encoding class 1 C-phycoerythrin subunit alpha — MKSVVTTVVTAADAAGRFPSQNDLEAVQGNIQRAAARLEAAEKLANGWEKVTREAGDACFKKYPYLKQQGEAGSTQTKVDKCYRDLGHYLRLINYCLVVGGTGPLDEWGIAGAREVYRTLNLPTSAYVEALTYTRDRACSPRDMSPQALNELKSYLDYAINSLS, encoded by the coding sequence ATGAAATCAGTTGTCACCACCGTTGTGACCGCCGCTGACGCCGCCGGTCGCTTCCCCAGCCAGAACGACCTCGAGGCCGTTCAGGGCAACATCCAGCGCGCCGCGGCCCGCTTGGAAGCCGCTGAGAAGCTGGCGAATGGTTGGGAAAAAGTTACCCGTGAAGCCGGCGATGCCTGCTTTAAGAAGTACCCCTACCTCAAGCAGCAAGGCGAAGCTGGCAGCACCCAGACCAAGGTCGACAAGTGCTACCGCGATCTGGGCCACTACCTGCGCCTGATCAACTACTGCCTCGTGGTGGGCGGCACCGGCCCCCTCGACGAGTGGGGCATCGCAGGAGCTCGTGAGGTGTACCGCACCCTCAACCTGCCCACCTCGGCCTACGTGGAGGCACTCACCTACACCCGTGACCGCGCCTGCTCCCCCCGCGACATGAGCCCCCAGGCTCTCAACGAGCTCAAGAGCTACCTGGATTACGCCATCAACTCCCTCTCCTGA
- a CDS encoding HEAT repeat domain-containing protein yields the protein MAGTADLDSAMATAGEPISEEEALQRLRQSEDQSHQYYAAWWLGRMRSRHPETVPLLRAALRRRQPRAVSSGVEENAVARNAARALGKLGDPQAIPDLLAALEDEDDGLREAAARALGELRASEAVSPICARLASDQAGQPLPSSLRLREPCEALIEALGDIGVAAADVVAAIQPFATHERPLIRSAAARALFQLTQDRRWGNNLIELLEHPQLQVRRSALMDLGAVGWRAALEPIRDTFAENSLKLIALRGLVERGQAPPDTETVLRAMDDLL from the coding sequence ATGGCTGGCACTGCTGATCTGGATTCCGCCATGGCCACAGCCGGCGAACCCATCTCGGAGGAGGAAGCGTTGCAGCGCCTACGCCAGAGCGAGGATCAATCCCATCAGTACTACGCCGCCTGGTGGCTGGGCCGAATGCGCAGCCGCCATCCAGAGACAGTGCCCCTGCTTCGGGCGGCCTTGCGTCGGCGTCAGCCCCGTGCGGTTTCGTCCGGTGTGGAAGAGAACGCCGTGGCCCGCAATGCTGCCCGGGCGCTGGGGAAGCTGGGGGATCCACAGGCAATCCCCGATCTGCTTGCTGCCCTTGAGGACGAGGACGACGGGCTGAGGGAAGCGGCGGCGCGAGCTCTTGGGGAACTCCGTGCAAGCGAGGCCGTTTCGCCGATCTGTGCCCGCCTGGCCAGCGATCAGGCCGGGCAACCCCTTCCCAGCAGCCTGAGGTTACGAGAACCCTGCGAGGCCCTGATCGAGGCCCTCGGGGACATCGGCGTAGCCGCTGCCGATGTGGTGGCCGCGATCCAGCCTTTCGCCACCCACGAGCGGCCCCTGATCCGCAGCGCCGCCGCGAGGGCCCTGTTCCAGCTCACACAGGATCGGCGCTGGGGAAACAACCTGATCGAACTGCTTGAACATCCCCAGCTGCAGGTCCGACGTTCCGCCCTGATGGACCTGGGCGCCGTGGGTTGGCGAGCGGCGCTCGAGCCGATCCGGGACACCTTTGCGGAAAACAGCCTCAAACTGATCGCCCTGCGGGGGCTGGTGGAACGGGGCCAAGCCCCCCCTGACACCGAGACTGTGCTCCGGGCGATGGACGACTTGCTTTGA